From the genome of Nocardia sp. NBC_01503, one region includes:
- a CDS encoding MarR family winged helix-turn-helix transcriptional regulator produces the protein MTETRWLDDVETRAWLGFVFTRDLIAAAVGRDSLRESNLTYVEYTVLARLADAPDHRRSFAELAAVLEWSQSRLSHQITRMEKRGLVARESIPDDARRTAAVLTAKGEQVLAGAAPAHVESVRRHMIDVLDSGQLTALADIYDTLLAHHRRPDTRNPA, from the coding sequence GTGACCGAAACCCGTTGGCTCGACGATGTCGAGACGCGCGCGTGGCTCGGATTCGTGTTCACCCGCGACCTCATCGCCGCCGCGGTCGGACGTGATTCGCTGCGTGAATCCAACCTCACCTATGTCGAGTACACGGTGCTCGCCCGGCTCGCCGACGCGCCCGATCACCGGCGCAGTTTCGCCGAACTCGCCGCCGTCCTGGAGTGGAGCCAGAGCCGACTCTCGCATCAGATCACGCGAATGGAGAAGCGCGGCTTGGTCGCTCGCGAATCCATTCCGGACGACGCCCGCCGCACGGCCGCGGTGCTGACCGCCAAGGGCGAGCAGGTGCTGGCCGGAGCCGCCCCGGCGCATGTGGAGAGCGTGCGCAGGCACATGATCGACGTACTGGACAGCGGCCAGCTCACCGCGCTCGCCGATATCTACGACACCTTATTGGCGCATCATCGAAGACCCGATACCCGCAACCCCGCCTGA
- a CDS encoding helix-turn-helix domain-containing protein: protein MPSHNQTRHTPQNATPAEALPTLLGLWLRRMRDEHGKTQHEVADAVHTEQSTISRLETGWYRTNRQEETVRALLRLYGVSEIEHEKYLTWGYPNQNGPDHTLRLDILTGLEPLTQILQYEQSLIPDVLQIPEYARAALSSGHIDYTEDEIDQMLDERLCAQRILDTADPPHLWTLIENVILYRPLGGSAIWRKQVDHLLEIREHPNVTLQVIADHECGPAFVRHPFTCLRFEEKAVADLICLPDLAGTKYLHLPHDTERYRLFHEFLASKAARSNQTAQFLTAVRP, encoded by the coding sequence GTGCCCAGCCACAACCAGACCCGACATACACCCCAAAACGCCACTCCCGCAGAGGCTTTGCCGACATTGCTCGGCCTTTGGTTGCGGCGCATGCGGGACGAGCACGGGAAGACCCAGCATGAGGTGGCCGACGCCGTCCACACCGAACAATCGACGATCAGCAGACTCGAAACGGGGTGGTACCGCACCAACCGACAGGAGGAGACGGTTCGCGCACTACTCCGGCTGTACGGGGTGTCGGAAATCGAACACGAAAAGTATCTGACCTGGGGTTACCCAAATCAGAATGGACCCGATCACACCCTGCGGCTCGACATACTGACGGGTTTGGAGCCGCTGACCCAGATCCTTCAATACGAGCAGTCGCTCATCCCTGACGTGTTGCAAATCCCCGAATATGCCCGTGCCGCACTCAGTTCCGGGCATATCGACTACACGGAGGACGAGATCGACCAGATGCTGGACGAACGGCTCTGCGCGCAACGCATTCTCGACACCGCCGACCCACCGCACCTATGGACGTTGATCGAGAACGTAATCCTGTACCGGCCGCTCGGTGGTAGCGCCATCTGGCGGAAGCAAGTCGACCATCTGCTGGAGATCCGCGAACATCCCAACGTCACGCTGCAGGTAATCGCCGATCACGAATGCGGGCCGGCTTTCGTACGGCACCCCTTCACCTGCCTTCGATTCGAGGAGAAGGCCGTGGCAGACCTGATCTGCCTGCCGGATTTGGCCGGAACCAAGTATCTCCACCTACCGCACGACACCGAGCGCTACCGGCTGTTCCACGAGTTCTTGGCATCGAAAGCGGCGCGCTCGAACCAGACGGCCCAGTTCCTCACAGCAGTCCGCCCGTGA
- a CDS encoding fumarate hydratase, translated as MTAPDFLYSDLLPTGADDTPYRLLTTEGVSTFEANGRSFLQVEPEVLRMLTAEAMHDISHYLRPAHLAQLRKIIDDPESSGNDRFVALDLLKNVNISAGGILPMCQDTGTAIVMGKKSEGVLTGVDDGEWISRGVFDAYTKLNLRYSQLAPINMWDEKNTGSNLPAQVELYSDAGDPTHPAYKFLFMAKGGGSANKSFLFQETKAILNPDRMLEFLDEKIRSLGTAACPPYHLAVVIGGTSAEFALKTAKYASAHYLDNMPTEGSMSAHGFRDLELEEQVFKLTQSFGIGAQFGGKYFCHDVRVIRLPRHGASLPVAIAVSCSADRQARAKITAEGVFLEQLEREPAQYLPEQTDAILGGDVVKIDLNRPMSEIRDELSKYPVKTRLSLTGPLVVARDIAHAKIKERLDAGEPMPQYMRDMAVYYAGPAKTPDGYASGSFGPTTAGRMDSYVDQFQAAGGSHVMLAKGNRSAQVTKACKEHGGFYLGSIGGPAARLALDCIKSVEVLEYPELGMEAVWKIEVEDFPAFIVVDDKGNDFFAETSKPIALRVRERSRERV; from the coding sequence GTGACCGCGCCTGATTTCCTGTACTCGGATCTGCTGCCCACCGGTGCCGATGACACGCCGTACCGGCTGCTCACCACCGAGGGTGTCAGCACGTTCGAGGCGAACGGGCGCAGCTTCCTGCAGGTGGAGCCCGAGGTGCTGCGGATGCTCACCGCGGAGGCGATGCACGACATCAGCCATTACCTGCGGCCCGCGCACCTCGCACAGCTTCGCAAGATCATCGATGATCCGGAGTCGAGCGGGAACGACCGGTTCGTCGCGCTGGATCTGCTCAAGAACGTCAATATCTCCGCGGGTGGCATTCTGCCCATGTGCCAGGACACCGGCACCGCCATCGTGATGGGTAAGAAGTCCGAGGGTGTGCTCACCGGGGTCGATGACGGGGAGTGGATCTCGCGCGGTGTGTTCGACGCCTACACCAAGCTGAATCTGCGCTACTCCCAGCTCGCGCCCATCAATATGTGGGATGAGAAGAACACCGGGTCGAATCTGCCCGCGCAGGTCGAGTTGTACTCGGACGCGGGCGATCCCACGCATCCGGCGTACAAGTTCCTGTTCATGGCCAAAGGTGGCGGTTCGGCCAACAAGTCCTTCCTGTTCCAGGAGACCAAGGCGATCCTGAATCCCGATCGCATGCTGGAGTTCCTGGACGAGAAGATCCGCTCGCTCGGCACCGCGGCCTGCCCGCCGTACCACCTGGCGGTCGTCATCGGTGGTACCAGCGCCGAATTCGCTTTGAAGACAGCGAAATACGCCTCCGCGCATTATCTGGACAATATGCCGACCGAGGGTTCGATGTCGGCGCACGGCTTCCGTGATCTGGAGTTGGAGGAGCAGGTCTTCAAGCTCACCCAGTCGTTCGGGATCGGCGCGCAGTTCGGTGGCAAGTACTTCTGCCATGACGTGCGCGTGATCCGCCTGCCGCGCCACGGTGCGTCGCTGCCGGTCGCCATCGCGGTCTCCTGCTCGGCGGATCGCCAGGCGCGGGCCAAGATCACCGCCGAGGGCGTCTTCCTGGAGCAGCTCGAACGGGAACCGGCGCAGTACCTGCCGGAGCAGACCGATGCCATTCTCGGCGGTGACGTGGTCAAGATCGACCTGAACCGGCCGATGTCCGAGATCCGCGACGAGCTCTCGAAATACCCTGTGAAGACCCGTCTTTCGCTGACCGGGCCGCTGGTGGTGGCGCGCGATATCGCGCACGCCAAGATCAAGGAGCGCCTCGACGCGGGCGAGCCCATGCCGCAGTACATGCGCGATATGGCCGTGTACTACGCCGGTCCGGCCAAGACCCCCGACGGTTACGCCTCGGGTTCGTTCGGCCCCACCACCGCGGGCCGCATGGACTCCTATGTCGATCAGTTCCAGGCCGCCGGTGGCTCGCATGTCATGCTGGCCAAGGGCAATCGCTCGGCGCAGGTCACCAAGGCGTGCAAGGAGCACGGCGGCTTCTACCTCGGCTCGATCGGCGGACCCGCCGCGCGACTCGCCCTGGACTGCATCAAATCCGTCGAAGTTCTCGAATACCCTGAGCTCGGCATGGAAGCGGTCTGGAAGATCGAGGTCGAGGACTTCCCCGCCTTCATTGTCGTGGACGACAAGGGCAATGACTTCTTCGCCGAAACATCCAAGCCGATCGCCCTGCGCGTCCGCGAACGGTCCAGGGAACGAGTCTGA
- a CDS encoding STAS domain-containing protein: MTTTVSVHDGATVLAVVGEVDLATAPALENAIDSTLSGKPGALVIDLSEVSFLASAGMAALVAAHQRAGSTRIAVVADGPATSRQLKMTNLDQVFALHATLAQALTALNEN, from the coding sequence ATGACCACGACGGTCAGCGTGCACGACGGCGCGACGGTACTCGCGGTGGTCGGTGAGGTCGACCTGGCGACTGCGCCCGCACTCGAGAACGCGATCGATTCCACGCTGTCCGGTAAGCCGGGCGCACTCGTGATCGATCTGTCCGAGGTGAGCTTTCTGGCCTCTGCGGGGATGGCGGCGCTGGTCGCCGCCCATCAACGCGCAGGGTCCACCCGCATTGCCGTCGTCGCCGACGGACCCGCCACCAGCCGCCAATTGAAAATGACCAATCTCGATCAGGTGTTCGCGCTGCACGCCACGCTGGCACAGGCGCTCACGGCGCTGAACGAGAACTGA
- a CDS encoding SpoIIE family protein phosphatase produces MSSVLAAFRDAYTSALRLHLRAPNQNTLAEGYELGRRALVEGVSILDLTEHHFRILEQEGLPVADDEHAEAALEFLLQTMAALDVATRGFLDGTRRYEQQRSRADDLAGRDAFRTALVESLQDGFFVVDAEGTLVEVNSAFGALTGYGPDGVPYPLPHPWSVAEAPRYPDLGTDAARFVTPILHRDGRRLWLAVSTSSLVKPENGERIFVGTIRDVTAEHDAQARDQAVSRLATAVGAATSVVEVLAVGLEELRRAVGAESAVVSVWPNRHTGPELYVSEDNPQLQTVAAGGIALRSTAPQTGTVQDGRESRQVLDARARALLDRARLRPGRTMFAIPEGASSSEGIVAPLGEAGDSALWLRFAAPRAITPDDWALFSLLVGHLSLAVQRARNFDQARSTSLTLQRAMLGPIELPPRFSVHYEPALPPLEIGGDWYDVVRLEDDTIGVVVGDCVGRGLSAAVVMGQLRTAARALLLRGAGPAQLLAELDAVAARIPGAMCTTVCAAILDPVRNLVRYSSAGHMPPVLAEPGTRGRLLEGGRAVPLATFELPRRPEATTAMAPGSTLVLFTDGLVEQRGIDIDDRFVELADELTGAAGQLPREVADAVLSRLRPAAGYDDDVALVVYRQPPEPLHLDIPATPSELSRMRYELKSWLAAAAIPHDLSADLTAAANEALSNSIEHAYLNGESGRVELTAECGLDTVTLVVTDSGIWRPLPEDPGHRGRGIAMMRALTDELEIDHVGPGTRVKMTTRLPAVSFSAASRV; encoded by the coding sequence ATGAGTTCGGTGCTGGCGGCCTTCCGTGACGCGTATACCAGCGCGCTACGGCTGCATCTGCGCGCTCCGAATCAGAACACCCTCGCCGAGGGCTATGAACTGGGGCGGCGCGCGCTGGTGGAGGGCGTGAGCATTCTCGACCTCACCGAACATCACTTCCGGATCCTCGAACAGGAGGGGCTGCCGGTCGCCGATGACGAACATGCCGAGGCCGCACTGGAATTCCTGTTGCAGACCATGGCGGCCCTGGACGTGGCCACCCGCGGCTTCCTGGACGGCACCCGGCGGTATGAGCAACAGCGTTCCCGCGCCGACGATCTCGCCGGGCGCGACGCCTTCCGCACCGCACTGGTGGAGTCGCTGCAGGACGGCTTCTTCGTCGTGGACGCCGAAGGCACACTCGTGGAGGTCAATTCGGCGTTCGGCGCGCTCACCGGGTACGGCCCGGACGGCGTGCCCTATCCGCTCCCCCACCCCTGGTCGGTAGCCGAGGCACCCCGCTATCCCGATCTCGGGACCGATGCCGCGCGCTTCGTCACGCCCATCCTGCATCGGGACGGGCGACGGCTGTGGCTGGCCGTCTCCACCAGTTCCCTGGTGAAACCCGAGAACGGTGAACGGATTTTCGTCGGCACGATTCGCGATGTGACCGCCGAACATGATGCCCAGGCGCGCGATCAGGCGGTCTCGCGATTGGCGACGGCGGTCGGCGCGGCCACCAGCGTGGTCGAGGTGCTCGCCGTCGGTTTGGAGGAGCTGCGCCGCGCCGTCGGCGCGGAGTCCGCGGTGGTCTCGGTCTGGCCCAATCGACATACCGGGCCCGAACTCTATGTCTCCGAGGACAATCCGCAATTGCAGACCGTCGCGGCCGGCGGCATCGCGCTGCGTTCGACGGCGCCGCAGACCGGAACAGTCCAGGACGGCAGGGAATCTCGCCAGGTCCTGGACGCACGGGCCCGCGCGCTCCTGGATCGCGCGCGACTGCGCCCGGGTCGCACCATGTTCGCGATACCCGAGGGCGCGTCCAGCTCCGAGGGCATTGTGGCCCCGCTCGGCGAGGCCGGTGATTCCGCACTGTGGCTGCGCTTCGCCGCGCCCCGGGCCATCACACCCGATGACTGGGCGCTGTTCTCACTGCTGGTCGGGCATTTGAGCCTGGCGGTACAGCGCGCCCGCAACTTCGATCAGGCGCGCTCCACCTCGCTCACCCTGCAGCGTGCCATGCTCGGGCCGATCGAACTGCCGCCGCGCTTCTCGGTGCACTACGAGCCCGCCTTGCCGCCGCTGGAGATCGGCGGCGACTGGTACGACGTGGTGCGCCTGGAGGACGACACCATCGGTGTCGTGGTCGGCGACTGCGTGGGCCGTGGCCTCTCCGCCGCCGTGGTCATGGGCCAATTGCGCACCGCCGCACGGGCATTGCTGCTGCGCGGTGCGGGTCCGGCACAGCTGCTGGCCGAACTCGATGCCGTGGCCGCGCGCATTCCCGGGGCCATGTGCACCACCGTCTGCGCCGCCATCCTGGATCCGGTGCGGAATCTGGTGCGCTACTCCAGCGCCGGGCATATGCCGCCGGTCCTCGCCGAACCCGGTACGCGCGGCAGGCTTTTGGAGGGCGGCCGGGCGGTCCCGCTGGCCACCTTCGAACTCCCGCGCCGCCCCGAGGCCACCACCGCCATGGCTCCGGGCTCGACCTTGGTGCTGTTCACCGACGGGCTGGTCGAACAGCGCGGTATCGATATCGACGACCGCTTCGTCGAACTCGCCGACGAATTGACCGGTGCGGCCGGGCAATTGCCGCGCGAGGTGGCCGATGCGGTGTTGTCGCGCTTGCGGCCCGCGGCGGGTTACGACGATGATGTCGCCCTCGTGGTCTATCGGCAGCCGCCCGAACCGCTGCATCTGGACATCCCGGCAACCCCGAGCGAATTGTCCCGTATGCGCTATGAACTCAAATCCTGGCTGGCCGCCGCCGCCATACCGCACGACCTCTCGGCCGATCTCACCGCGGCCGCGAATGAGGCGCTCAGCAACAGCATCGAACACGCGTATCTGAACGGCGAATCCGGCCGCGTCGAGCTCACCGCCGAATGCGGGCTGGACACAGTCACTCTCGTCGTGACCGATTCCGGCATCTGGCGGCCACTACCCGAGGATCCTGGACATCGAGGCCGCGGTATCGCGATGATGCGGGCCCTCACCGACGAACTGGAGATCGATCATGTGGGACCGGGCACTCGGGTCAAGATGACCACAAGATTGCCCGCAGTCTCTTTCTCGGCGGCCAGTCGCGTGTGA
- a CDS encoding ATP-binding protein, with the protein MAAEVMVIAVKVSNDIVTARQAGLELASTLGFSLSDRTMIATAISEVARNITSYAGTGEIRLSVGEREGRRAMVVQAQDQGPGIIDIDRALEDGYSTGRGLGLGLPGARRLMDGLSITSQPGQGTLVEMWKWVPRDA; encoded by the coding sequence GTGGCCGCTGAAGTCATGGTGATCGCGGTGAAGGTGTCCAACGACATCGTGACCGCCCGGCAGGCGGGGCTGGAGTTGGCAAGCACTCTCGGCTTCTCGCTATCCGATCGCACCATGATTGCGACGGCGATCTCGGAGGTCGCGCGCAATATCACCAGTTACGCGGGGACCGGCGAGATCCGGCTCTCGGTCGGCGAGCGGGAGGGCCGGCGCGCCATGGTGGTGCAGGCCCAGGATCAGGGCCCCGGAATCATCGATATCGATCGCGCGCTGGAGGACGGGTACTCCACCGGACGCGGTCTGGGACTTGGCCTTCCGGGCGCACGCCGCCTCATGGACGGTTTGAGCATCACCTCCCAGCCCGGCCAGGGCACGCTGGTGGAGATGTGGAAGTGGGTACCCCGCGATGCGTGA
- a CDS encoding SpoIIE family protein phosphatase: MREDGFIGTVEWAVAGRALPGQRVSGDRSVVLDAGGGSVLFAVLDGLGHGAAAADASDRAAQVLSENRAEPLDVLILLCHRAMSDTRGAAVSLALFDAGDRLHWLGVGNVESRIVAAAPGKPAIRSAALLSAGIVGYLLPPNLQSQTVPIRPGDLLLMSTDGITSDYSDGIDLAKPTSEITAEILTKHAKDTDDALVLAARHRGHTVRPLGLHPEPPA; the protein is encoded by the coding sequence ATGCGTGAGGACGGGTTCATCGGCACGGTCGAATGGGCCGTGGCCGGTCGCGCGCTACCCGGGCAACGGGTTTCAGGAGACCGGTCGGTCGTCCTGGACGCCGGTGGTGGCTCGGTGCTCTTCGCGGTGCTGGACGGACTCGGCCACGGCGCCGCGGCCGCCGACGCCTCGGATCGCGCCGCACAGGTGTTGTCCGAGAACCGCGCCGAGCCTTTGGATGTGCTGATCCTGCTGTGCCATCGCGCCATGTCCGATACGCGCGGCGCGGCGGTCTCACTGGCGCTCTTCGATGCCGGGGATCGACTGCACTGGCTCGGTGTCGGAAATGTCGAATCCCGCATTGTCGCCGCGGCGCCCGGCAAACCGGCCATTCGCTCGGCGGCGCTGCTGTCGGCCGGAATCGTCGGTTATCTGCTGCCGCCGAACCTGCAATCGCAGACCGTACCCATTCGGCCGGGCGATCTGCTGCTGATGTCCACCGACGGCATCACCAGCGACTACTCCGACGGAATCGACCTGGCCAAGCCGACCTCCGAGATCACCGCCGAGATTCTGACCAAGCACGCCAAGGACACCGACGACGCGCTGGTGCTCGCGGCCCGGCATCGCGGACACACCGTGCGGCCGCTGGGGCTGCACCCGGAGCCCCCCGCATGA
- a CDS encoding LLM class F420-dependent oxidoreductase, producing MRIGLSINYTDGFKEVAAEVADLERAGLDIVFVPEAYSFDAVSALGYIAAKTERVQLASGIMQLYTRTPTLTAMTAAGLDYVSDGRFILGLGASGPQVIEGFHGVPYDAPIGRTREVLEICRKVWKRERLEYNGKYYTIPLPEGRGTGLGKPLKLINHPVRENIPVLLAALGPKNVELAAELAEGWQPIFFLPEKADDIWGDAIEAGLAKRDPALGDLDVFAGPALAIGDNVEPLREFVKPHLALYIGGMGAKGKNFYHTLATKYGYGAEADRIQELYLEGKKDEAAKVVPDDLVRDICLIGSAGFVKERVAAFREAGVTALNVVPLAATPADRVKLVEQLRAICD from the coding sequence ATGCGTATCGGATTGTCGATCAATTACACCGACGGCTTCAAAGAGGTAGCCGCCGAGGTCGCCGACCTCGAACGGGCGGGCCTGGATATCGTCTTCGTGCCGGAGGCGTACTCGTTCGACGCCGTGAGCGCGCTCGGCTACATCGCCGCCAAGACCGAACGGGTACAGCTGGCCTCGGGCATCATGCAGCTCTACACCCGCACGCCCACGCTGACGGCCATGACCGCCGCCGGTCTGGACTACGTCTCGGACGGCCGGTTCATCCTGGGTCTGGGCGCGTCCGGCCCGCAGGTGATCGAGGGCTTCCACGGTGTGCCCTATGACGCGCCGATCGGCCGCACCCGCGAGGTCCTGGAGATCTGCCGCAAGGTGTGGAAGCGCGAGCGGCTCGAGTACAACGGCAAGTACTACACGATCCCGCTGCCCGAGGGGCGGGGCACCGGCCTGGGCAAGCCGCTCAAGCTCATCAATCATCCTGTGCGCGAGAACATTCCGGTGCTGCTCGCCGCGCTCGGCCCGAAGAATGTGGAGCTCGCCGCCGAGCTCGCCGAGGGCTGGCAGCCGATCTTCTTCCTGCCGGAGAAGGCCGACGACATCTGGGGCGATGCGATCGAAGCCGGTCTGGCCAAGCGTGATCCGGCGCTGGGCGACCTGGATGTGTTCGCCGGTCCGGCCCTGGCCATCGGTGACAATGTGGAGCCGCTGCGCGAATTCGTGAAGCCGCATCTGGCGCTGTACATCGGCGGTATGGGCGCCAAGGGCAAGAACTTCTATCACACCCTGGCCACCAAGTACGGCTACGGCGCCGAGGCCGACCGCATCCAGGAGCTGTACCTCGAGGGTAAGAAGGACGAGGCCGCCAAGGTGGTCCCGGACGATCTGGTGCGCGATATCTGCCTGATCGGTTCGGCCGGGTTCGTCAAGGAGCGCGTGGCCGCGTTCCGTGAGGCCGGGGTGACCGCGCTCAATGTGGTGCCGCTGGCCGCCACGCCCGCCGACCGGGTGAAGCTGGTCGAGCAGCTGCGCGCGATCTGCGACTGA
- a CDS encoding STAS domain-containing protein: MSDVSIGLSADSLPAGSVDNLLPQLVEHLRQNRTELREEWARRITDAQLLTAMTPEEIFSEATSVYDNYVEVLETGSVEALQAYARDLSERIIPRGVETDEVVGIVLLLRDVLARSLFEKYQTDFELLKLVLDAYEPAANRIANTVAVSFVQERERVIRQQQEAIRELSTPVLQVREQLLILPIIGVLDSQRARQLTEQLLRAIRANRAKVVVIDITGVPAIDSTVANHLVQTVDASGLMGANVIITGLSSEIALTLVTIGLDLSKMNAVGDLQGGIEEAERLLGYEVSRVPADRDGR, encoded by the coding sequence ATGTCCGACGTGTCCATCGGCCTCTCGGCGGATTCGCTGCCCGCGGGTTCAGTCGACAACCTGCTCCCGCAGCTCGTCGAACACCTGCGGCAGAACCGCACCGAACTGCGCGAGGAGTGGGCGCGTCGTATTACCGATGCCCAGCTGCTGACCGCCATGACCCCGGAGGAGATCTTCTCCGAAGCGACCTCGGTCTACGACAATTACGTCGAGGTACTCGAGACCGGTAGCGTCGAGGCGCTGCAGGCGTACGCCCGCGACCTATCCGAACGCATCATTCCGCGAGGCGTCGAGACCGACGAGGTCGTCGGCATCGTGCTGTTGCTGCGAGATGTGCTGGCCCGCAGCCTCTTCGAGAAGTACCAGACCGACTTCGAGTTACTGAAGCTGGTGCTGGACGCCTACGAACCGGCCGCCAACCGCATCGCCAATACCGTGGCGGTCTCCTTCGTGCAGGAGCGCGAGCGCGTTATCCGCCAGCAGCAGGAGGCGATTCGCGAGCTGTCGACGCCCGTGCTGCAGGTGCGTGAGCAGTTGCTCATCCTGCCCATCATCGGCGTGCTGGATTCGCAGCGCGCGCGTCAGCTCACCGAACAGCTGCTGCGCGCGATCCGTGCGAATCGCGCCAAGGTCGTCGTCATCGATATCACCGGTGTGCCGGCGATCGACTCCACGGTCGCGAACCACCTGGTCCAAACCGTCGACGCGTCGGGTTTGATGGGTGCGAATGTGATCATTACCGGCCTGTCGTCGGAGATTGCGCTCACACTGGTAACCATCGGCTTGGACTTGTCGAAGATGAACGCGGTCGGCGATCTCCAGGGCGGTATCGAAGAGGCGGAGCGGCTCCTCGGTTACGAGGTGTCGCGTGTCCCCGCCGATCGCGACGGACGGTAA
- a CDS encoding cyclodeaminase/cyclohydrolase family protein, whose product MTQDAAQASTSFGDSTLQGYLDELAAKVPAPGGGAVAALHAAQGAALVAMVARYTTRAKDAENRPVVDRIILAADTARDRALALADADAAAFTAVGNAYKMAKETEEQQTARTAAITGALLGAARVPAAVVAAADEVVSLASELLPIGNPNVVTDIGAAADAARAAAASSQLNIAINVASLGPGAGAEFAPVLTQIDEVIARAEALHNDVVVAITK is encoded by the coding sequence ATGACTCAGGACGCCGCGCAGGCAAGCACCAGCTTCGGTGACTCGACACTGCAGGGCTACCTGGATGAGCTGGCCGCCAAGGTGCCCGCGCCGGGTGGCGGGGCCGTTGCCGCGCTGCACGCCGCGCAGGGTGCGGCATTGGTCGCCATGGTCGCGCGGTACACCACCCGGGCCAAGGACGCCGAGAACCGTCCGGTCGTGGACCGCATCATCCTGGCCGCCGATACCGCACGTGATCGCGCGCTGGCCCTGGCCGATGCCGATGCCGCCGCCTTCACCGCCGTCGGCAATGCCTACAAGATGGCCAAGGAGACCGAGGAGCAGCAGACCGCGCGCACCGCGGCGATCACCGGCGCACTGCTCGGTGCGGCCCGGGTGCCCGCCGCGGTGGTCGCCGCCGCCGACGAAGTCGTCTCGCTCGCAAGCGAATTGCTGCCCATCGGCAATCCGAACGTGGTCACCGATATCGGTGCCGCCGCCGATGCCGCCCGGGCCGCCGCGGCCAGCTCACAGCTCAATATCGCCATCAATGTGGCCTCGCTCGGTCCCGGCGCGGGTGCGGAGTTCGCTCCGGTGCTCACTCAGATCGACGAGGTCATCGCGCGCGCCGAGGCGCTGCACAACGATGTGGTCGTCGCGATCACGAAATAG
- a CDS encoding M15 family metallopeptidase: MVDAAVVRFDVPAAEQERGAGLLADVPVARRGRAVHGASRAAAVAVIAGAGLFATGLPAASPLAHADSAVAVPGSALSESAVGGAAGKLPSASAIAGETDGLDPLLAAAYSHAADAAREEGVTIRITSGYRSPAEQQAMWEDGIRQYGSPEAARQWVLPPEESTHVSGQAIDVGPRAGAQWLEDNGNRWGLCRTFDNEWWHFELVTVPGASCPARLPDASVR, translated from the coding sequence ATGGTCGACGCAGCAGTGGTGAGATTCGATGTCCCCGCCGCGGAGCAGGAGCGCGGTGCGGGGCTGCTCGCCGATGTGCCGGTTGCTCGGCGCGGTCGAGCGGTCCATGGTGCGTCCCGGGCGGCCGCTGTCGCGGTGATCGCGGGCGCCGGGCTGTTCGCCACCGGTCTCCCGGCGGCGTCGCCGCTCGCCCATGCGGACAGTGCCGTCGCGGTGCCCGGATCCGCTTTATCGGAGTCGGCGGTCGGCGGTGCGGCCGGCAAACTCCCGTCCGCGTCGGCGATCGCGGGGGAGACCGACGGGCTCGATCCGCTGCTGGCCGCCGCGTATTCGCACGCCGCGGACGCCGCGCGCGAGGAGGGCGTGACCATCCGGATCACCTCCGGCTATCGCTCGCCCGCCGAGCAGCAGGCCATGTGGGAGGACGGGATTCGCCAGTACGGCAGTCCCGAGGCCGCGCGGCAATGGGTGCTGCCGCCGGAGGAGTCCACCCATGTCTCGGGTCAGGCCATCGACGTGGGTCCGCGCGCGGGCGCACAGTGGTTGGAGGACAACGGAAATCGCTGGGGCCTGTGCCGCACCTTCGACAATGAATGGTGGCACTTCGAGCTGGTGACCGTCCCCGGAGCGTCGTGCCCCGCACGACTACCCGATGCGAGCGTGCGCTGA
- a CDS encoding STAS domain-containing protein codes for MPVPILKQGTYLIASVQSALTDADTERLQDDLMKYVSKYRAQGIIVDVTAIDVMDSFAARSLRTIAHMTKLRGAETVIVGLQPEVAFAMVQLGLTFEDMHTALDLEEGLSWLNRKINARGQRDGRDRGR; via the coding sequence ATGCCGGTACCCATTCTGAAGCAGGGCACCTATCTCATCGCGTCCGTGCAATCCGCGCTGACCGATGCCGATACCGAGCGCTTGCAAGACGATCTGATGAAGTACGTCAGCAAGTATCGCGCCCAGGGCATCATCGTCGACGTCACCGCGATCGACGTAATGGACTCCTTCGCGGCGAGATCCCTGCGTACCATCGCCCACATGACCAAGCTGCGCGGTGCGGAGACGGTCATTGTCGGTCTGCAACCCGAGGTCGCTTTCGCGATGGTGCAACTCGGACTCACCTTCGAAGATATGCACACCGCACTGGATCTGGAGGAAGGGCTGTCCTGGCTCAACCGCAAGATCAATGCCCGGGGTCAACGAGACGGTCGTGATCGTGGCCGCTGA